A single window of Chloracidobacterium sp. DNA harbors:
- a CDS encoding sigma-70 family RNA polymerase sigma factor, whose amino-acid sequence MSLIAEKHKNTVSEAIEHLISRAENARGLEGSDIAGRVEATLEKYLLRDSPNAAHTDIEEFVHDIRADDLCLIVACERGDERAWEDLVANFDPTVKSAARRISSNNDDAEDLASSIWAELYGLRIGADGKKKSKLAYYSGRGSLAGWLRAVVSQLAVDEFRKQSKFVQIEEDREFENLANEAAGRDNNHFASRGENPEVLFSDGESGADVADALAAAIAGLEAEDRLILKMYYFDSLKLKDIAATFGYHEATASRKLTRVQSDIRKGVERELRSRHGWTDGEVKRHLSDTAASLGVNLETMFAALLVLALMQDIWIGGVL is encoded by the coding sequence ATGAGTCTGATCGCCGAGAAGCACAAAAATACGGTAAGCGAAGCGATAGAGCACTTGATCTCTCGTGCCGAGAACGCGCGTGGGCTTGAGGGATCGGATATTGCCGGACGCGTCGAGGCTACGCTCGAGAAATATCTGCTTCGCGACTCGCCGAACGCTGCCCACACGGATATCGAGGAGTTCGTACACGATATTCGGGCCGACGACCTGTGTCTGATAGTGGCGTGCGAACGCGGTGATGAAAGGGCTTGGGAAGATCTGGTGGCAAATTTTGACCCGACCGTAAAATCGGCGGCTCGTAGAATATCGTCGAACAATGACGACGCTGAGGATCTGGCGAGTTCGATCTGGGCCGAACTTTACGGCCTGAGGATAGGGGCGGACGGCAAAAAGAAGAGTAAGCTCGCATATTACTCCGGACGTGGCAGTCTGGCCGGATGGTTGCGGGCGGTCGTCTCGCAGCTTGCGGTCGATGAATTTCGCAAGCAGTCAAAGTTTGTACAGATCGAAGAAGACCGCGAGTTTGAAAATCTCGCCAACGAGGCCGCCGGCCGCGACAACAATCATTTCGCGTCGCGCGGCGAAAATCCTGAGGTTTTGTTCAGCGACGGCGAAAGCGGTGCGGACGTTGCGGACGCTCTGGCCGCTGCGATCGCCGGACTCGAGGCCGAGGATCGCCTGATCCTGAAAATGTATTATTTTGACAGCCTAAAGCTAAAGGACATCGCGGCGACATTCGGCTACCACGAGGCGACCGCCAGCCGTAAACTGACACGGGTGCAGTCCGACATCCGAAAGGGCGTCGAACGCGAACTCAGATCGAGACACGGTTGGACCGACGGCGAGGTCAAGCGCCACCTTAGCGACACAGCCGCAAGCCTCGGCGTGAATCTCGAGACGATGTTCGCCGCTCTGCTCGTTTTGGCTCTGATGCAAGATATATGGATCGGCGGCGTTCTATAG
- a CDS encoding PQQ-dependent sugar dehydrogenase, with translation MMKILPLLLTLLISATVFGQPKLVPTRVTLKNGKSFTLNLAEGFEIIPAAEGLKRVRFFAKAPDGRIFVTDMYNLTDNKRGTVYILDGWDAAKGKFSKVIPYMTGLHNPNSVQFYRDSDGQEWIYLAETEKLTRRKFTRGEIRPTDTRPQTLATFPDYGLSYKYGGWHLTRTISFSPDGKLYVSVGSSCNACVEKEKIRASIVEMNPDGTDQREFARGLRNAVGLRAIGKFVFATNQGSDHLGLQKPDETFYALKQGSDYGWPYCHSSGGKIFADPGFKRPGQCSNVTAPYAYFPARSSALGFDYFDDADTVASIKDAFLVSLHGSTNKAIGHGYKVVIMRKGERLQDFMNGFLQRGKVNGRPCDIMKLDANAFLMTDDFSGIVYLVRKKGTVTEIVEDV, from the coding sequence CTGATGAAAATACTACCGCTTTTGTTGACACTTCTGATCTCAGCTACCGTTTTTGGCCAGCCCAAACTTGTTCCGACGCGAGTCACACTTAAGAACGGCAAGTCGTTTACGCTCAATCTGGCCGAGGGATTTGAGATCATCCCTGCGGCCGAGGGACTCAAGCGCGTACGCTTTTTTGCAAAAGCACCGGACGGCCGCATCTTTGTCACGGATATGTACAACCTCACGGACAATAAACGCGGTACCGTGTACATTTTGGATGGTTGGGACGCGGCAAAGGGCAAATTCTCCAAAGTCATTCCGTATATGACCGGCTTGCACAATCCGAACAGCGTCCAGTTTTACCGCGACAGCGACGGCCAGGAATGGATCTATCTGGCCGAAACAGAAAAGCTGACGCGGCGCAAATTTACACGCGGCGAGATCCGGCCTACCGACACAAGGCCGCAGACGCTCGCGACCTTTCCGGACTACGGTTTGAGTTACAAGTACGGCGGTTGGCATCTGACGCGGACGATCTCGTTCTCGCCGGACGGCAAGCTTTACGTCTCGGTCGGGTCAAGCTGCAATGCCTGCGTCGAAAAAGAAAAGATCCGGGCGAGCATCGTCGAGATGAATCCGGACGGCACGGACCAACGCGAATTTGCACGCGGCCTGCGCAACGCGGTCGGACTGCGGGCGATCGGTAAATTTGTGTTTGCGACCAATCAGGGCTCGGACCATCTCGGGCTGCAAAAGCCGGACGAGACATTTTACGCTCTAAAGCAGGGTTCGGATTATGGCTGGCCGTACTGCCATTCGTCGGGCGGTAAGATATTTGCCGATCCCGGTTTCAAACGGCCGGGCCAGTGCTCTAACGTAACGGCGCCTTACGCGTATTTCCCGGCGCGTTCGTCCGCACTCGGGTTCGATTATTTTGATGACGCCGATACTGTGGCTTCGATCAAGGACGCCTTTCTGGTCTCGCTCCACGGATCGACGAATAAGGCGATCGGCCACGGCTATAAGGTTGTAATAATGCGAAAAGGCGAGCGGCTGCAGGATTTTATGAACGGATTTTTGCAGCGGGGCAAGGTCAACGGCAGGCCGTGCGACATTATGAAACTCGATGCCAACGCATTCTTAATGACGGACGATTTTTCGGGGATCGTTTACCTCGTGCGTAAAAAGGGTACGGTTACCGAGATCGTGGAGGACGTCTAG
- a CDS encoding PQQ-binding-like beta-propeller repeat protein: protein MRVFALLLCVFCISSSATVAQSVWQTPLDSNIRFYQTTDLGIVIAGTEKSLYAIDGTTGERLWRRSTGKIGETAVTAIPDTDVILFTQDVGSKSRLEAVDIVSGSRLWLSDKVKGDVMQLAVDPENDLIAVVLVKDAKGNAGETLKRKPVIHVMQLSTGDELWKRELDGAIEMMPARFAENLGEIAFTLDNYRAPLMIDGRLFLFYDGATSCDARSGKEKEREKFRINEDGLALTEADPIVDDVHVYVSGRGRVRAVNRRSGEVDWKADDLGISAEMAQVGNILYVRTGGQFTRLKDGEIQEKGPFGVSAIDTRNGKTLWRFKGADKGLTNFVFSDASTILIADKDDLITLDAKTGKPRSKREHKVEKAQFVLVNESGQAVVGGRDQIAAFRVGEKKGTEIWRVRHKAPDRGVLKIVAGVALRAAAIYFRYGGLATSAIGLARSGLSFATAVNSFRVSGLKTRFGSFDLSTLAGNSVRNYVTRRIYAYGSLGRTPGLLSGMSGLQVSLPNATDLRGRVIGRAIDRVTPSRAEVQDSIFDRVDPVRQIERLSDFLLRRKSLAELRSNHMYFYTDLPKPFDRKGLVGVNIHNGIDARFALVADPDPQFVTDETAGLLYSASGSRLQAFDILNR, encoded by the coding sequence ATGAGAGTATTTGCTTTACTTTTGTGCGTTTTTTGCATTAGTAGCTCCGCTACGGTCGCTCAGTCCGTGTGGCAAACCCCGCTTGACTCAAATATTCGATTTTATCAAACGACAGATCTCGGGATCGTGATCGCCGGAACGGAAAAAAGCCTTTACGCCATCGACGGTACGACGGGCGAGCGTCTATGGCGGCGGTCAACCGGTAAGATCGGCGAAACTGCCGTTACCGCGATCCCCGACACCGACGTTATTTTGTTTACACAGGACGTTGGCAGCAAATCGCGGCTCGAGGCGGTCGATATCGTGTCGGGCTCTCGTCTGTGGCTGAGCGATAAGGTAAAGGGCGATGTGATGCAACTCGCCGTCGATCCAGAGAACGACCTGATCGCCGTGGTCTTGGTCAAGGACGCAAAGGGCAATGCCGGCGAGACGCTCAAGCGAAAGCCGGTCATTCACGTAATGCAGCTCTCGACGGGCGACGAACTATGGAAACGCGAACTCGATGGCGCGATCGAGATGATGCCCGCCCGCTTTGCCGAGAATCTCGGCGAGATCGCTTTTACACTCGACAATTACCGCGCACCCTTGATGATCGACGGTCGCCTGTTCTTGTTTTATGACGGAGCGACGTCCTGTGACGCTCGGTCCGGCAAGGAGAAAGAACGCGAAAAATTCAGAATAAACGAAGACGGCCTCGCCCTGACCGAGGCTGACCCGATCGTTGACGACGTCCACGTTTACGTCTCGGGCCGCGGTCGTGTGCGGGCCGTTAATCGGCGGAGCGGCGAGGTCGATTGGAAGGCCGATGACCTCGGCATCAGTGCCGAGATGGCGCAGGTCGGCAATATTCTATATGTCCGTACCGGCGGGCAATTTACGCGGCTCAAGGACGGCGAGATCCAGGAGAAAGGCCCGTTCGGCGTCTCGGCGATCGACACGCGAAACGGCAAGACGCTCTGGCGTTTTAAGGGAGCGGACAAAGGGCTGACTAATTTTGTTTTCTCCGACGCCTCGACGATCTTGATCGCCGACAAGGATGACCTGATCACGCTGGATGCCAAAACCGGCAAACCCCGATCAAAACGTGAGCACAAGGTCGAAAAAGCGCAGTTCGTGTTAGTCAATGAGAGCGGACAGGCCGTCGTCGGCGGCCGTGATCAGATCGCCGCTTTTCGCGTTGGTGAGAAAAAAGGCACGGAAATATGGCGTGTTCGTCACAAGGCTCCGGACCGCGGCGTGCTGAAGATCGTCGCGGGCGTAGCACTGCGGGCGGCGGCGATATATTTCCGTTACGGCGGACTGGCGACGTCGGCCATCGGACTGGCACGAAGCGGTTTGAGCTTTGCAACGGCGGTCAATTCGTTTCGCGTGTCGGGATTGAAGACGCGATTCGGTTCATTTGATCTCTCAACGCTGGCCGGCAACTCGGTTAGAAACTATGTCACGCGCCGCATTTACGCATACGGTTCGCTTGGGCGCACGCCGGGACTCTTGAGCGGAATGTCGGGGTTACAGGTGTCGCTGCCAAATGCGACCGACCTTCGCGGCCGTGTCATCGGCAGGGCGATCGACCGTGTGACGCCGTCGCGGGCGGAGGTGCAGGACAGCATCTTTGACCGTGTCGACCCCGTCCGACAGATCGAGCGATTGTCCGACTTTCTGCTTAGGCGAAAGAGCCTTGCCGAACTGCGGTCAAATCATATGTATTTCTACACCGATCTGCCCAAGCCATTTGATCGCAAGGGCCTCGTCGGCGTAAATATTCATAACGGAATTGACGCGAGATTTGCGCTCGTCGCCGATCCGGACCCGCAGTTTGTAACGGACGAAACCGCCGGGCTACTCTATTCCGCCAGCGGCAGCCGTTTGCAGGCATTCGATATTTTGAACCGTTAA
- a CDS encoding abhydrolase domain-containing 18, with translation MLKRYMHKRERYHAFLEDNRVVHPFEWGTEYITDDAGGRDSRELFSEFSKYTIEHSEDFFCSPEISDFRLDGDDLTWTSGIRTLSPENNTVYAKYFPNQSHDKKAAVLVLPHWNAKAGTYFDLCKIFNRLGFSALRMTLPYHEQRMPPELERADYLVAPNVGRTLQSLRQSVVDTRSAVRWLKSQGYEKIGLVGTSIGSCVGFFAFAHDMQIDTAVFNHVSGYVADVVWEGLSTYHVKEGIGDNVGLDELREYWLPISPMAYMDRLSKLPPRPQRYIYTLYDLSFPVDLSRDTMAALRRHKIKHSKAAIPCGHYTLGEKPWVYYDGYKIVSFLRKHLK, from the coding sequence ATGCTCAAACGCTATATGCACAAACGCGAGCGGTATCACGCGTTTCTCGAAGATAACCGCGTCGTGCATCCGTTTGAATGGGGGACGGAGTACATCACCGACGATGCCGGCGGCCGCGACTCGCGCGAGCTGTTCAGCGAGTTTTCGAAATACACGATCGAACACAGCGAAGATTTTTTCTGCTCGCCCGAGATCAGCGATTTTCGATTGGACGGCGACGATCTGACCTGGACGAGCGGTATAAGAACGCTATCGCCCGAGAACAACACGGTCTACGCCAAATATTTCCCAAACCAATCACACGACAAGAAAGCCGCCGTGCTCGTGCTGCCGCACTGGAATGCCAAGGCCGGGACGTATTTCGACCTCTGCAAAATATTTAACCGGTTGGGTTTTTCGGCATTGCGAATGACGCTGCCCTACCACGAGCAGCGGATGCCGCCCGAACTCGAACGTGCCGATTATCTCGTGGCTCCAAATGTCGGACGGACACTCCAGAGCCTGCGACAGTCCGTCGTCGATACGCGTTCGGCCGTGCGTTGGCTTAAGTCTCAGGGTTACGAAAAGATCGGCCTCGTCGGCACCAGCATCGGTTCGTGCGTCGGCTTTTTTGCCTTTGCACACGATATGCAGATCGATACGGCCGTCTTTAATCACGTTTCGGGCTACGTCGCCGATGTCGTTTGGGAGGGCCTGTCGACCTATCACGTCAAAGAGGGCATCGGCGACAACGTCGGTCTTGACGAGCTTCGCGAATATTGGCTGCCGATCTCGCCGATGGCGTATATGGACCGACTGTCAAAACTGCCGCCGCGGCCGCAGCGATATATCTATACGCTCTACGATCTGAGCTTTCCGGTCGATCTCTCACGCGATACGATGGCTGCCCTTCGCCGCCACAAGATCAAACACAGCAAAGCCGCGATCCCCTGCGGCCACTATACTCTCGGCGAAAAGCCCTGGGTGTACTACGACGGCTATAAGATCGTGTCCTTCCTAAGAAAGCACCTTAAATAG